CCTCGCGACGCCCGGACCCCCTCGGCTTTCGCTTGCGGGCGATCCCCGTTTCGGGGCACGGCGGGGACTTCGAGACCCGCGTGACCCCCGCAGTCGAGGCGCCCGGCATGAGCCAAGCCCATCCTGCCGACCTCCCGGCCGCGGCGCCGCGGCGCGCGCTCCTCGGCGGGGCCGGGGCCCGGCGGTGGGCCTGGGCGGCCGCGATCCTGGCGCTCACCCTCGCGGTCTTCCTCCTCGCCCTGAATGCCGGCCACGACCAGGTGCGGCGCGCCGCGCGCCAGCGCCTCGTGATCGCCGAGGCGGTCCTGCGCGCGGCGTTCGACCGCTACCGCTCCCTGCCCACCGTCCTCGCCCTCGACACGCAGGTCCAGGGCCTGCTGGCCGATCCGGCCGCGTCCGGTGCGGTCGCGGCCGTCAACGCCAAGTTCGAGGCGATCGCCGGGGCCTCGGGGGCCGCCGCGATCTACCTCATGGACGCGAACGGGCTCACGCTCGGCGCGAGCAACTGGAACCAGCCGCTCTCCTTCGTCGGCTCCACCTACGCCTACCGGCCCTACTTCCTCGACGCCCTGGCGAGCGGCGCCTCGCGCTACTTCGGGGTCGGCACCACCACCCAGCAGCCGGGCCTGTTCATCGGCAAGGCGGTGGTCGCGCGAGGCGGGGAGGGCGCCGGCCCGGTCGCGGGCGTCGTGGTGGTCAAGGTCGACCTCGAGGGCCTGGAGGGCGAGTGGCGGCGGGCGGGCGAGCAGATCCTCGTCTCCGACGCCGCCGGGATCGTCTTCCTGGCGAGCGAGCCCGGCTGGAAGTACCGCCCGTTCCGGCCTCTCGCCGCGGCCGACACGGACCGCATCCGCGCGGCCCGGCAATACGGCGACAGCGACCTGCGGCCCCTCCTGGAGGACGGCCCGCCCGATCCCGGCGGGACGATCCGGCTCCCCTCCGCCGGCCGGGCCGGGCGCGGCATCGTCGAGCCCGTCGCGATGCCGGATCTCGGCTGGACGCTCTGGTACGTCGCCCCGACCGGGGCCGCCTTCCGCCAGGCCCTCCTGGTGGCGGCCGCCACGGGCGTCGCCTGCCTGGCGCTCGCCTTCGCGCTCGCCGCCGCGAGCCAGAAGCGGCGGCGCCTGCGGGCCGAGCAGGCGATGCGGCTCGCCCTCGAGCGGCGTGTGGCGGAGCGGACCCACGACCTCAGCGACGCCAACGCGCGCCTGCGGGCCGAGATCGGCGAGCGCGAGCGCGCCACCGCGGCCCTGCGGGCGACCCAGGACGAGCTGATCCATGCCGGCCGGCTCGCGGCGCTCGGCCAGATCTCCACGGCGATCAACCACGAGATCAACCAGCCGCTCGCGGCCCTGCGCACCTTCCTGGCCAGCACCGCGGTGTTCCTCGAGCGCGGCGACGAGGCGACGGTGCGCCGCAACCTGCAGCGCATGACCGAGGTCACGCAGCGCATCGCCGAGATCATCCGCCACCTCAAGGACTTCGCCCGCAAGACCGGCCCCGGGCATTGCGAGCCGGTGCGCCTCGCCGCGGCGGCGGAGGCCGCCCTCGACCTGCTGCGGGTCCGGCTGCGGGCCGACGGCGTCGCGGTCGAGTGCCGGATCCCGCCCGACGCGACGGTGCGGGCCGAGCCGGTGCGCCTCGAGCAGGTGCTCCTGAACCTCATGGTCAACGCCCTCGACGCGATGCGCGACGCCCCCGAGCGCCGGCTCTCGTTGAGCGCGGCGCACGAGCCGGCCTCCCCCGGCGATTCCGCCTCCTCCTGGCGGCTCGCCGTCGCGGATAGCGGCAGCGGGATCGCGGCCGAGCATATGGGACGGATCTTCGATCCGTTCTTCACCACCAAGTCCGCCGGCGAGGGGCTCGGGCTCGGCCTGTCCCTGTCCTCGCTCATCGTGCGCGACCTCGGGGGCAGCCTGGCTGCCGAGAACGGCGAGCGCGGCGCCGTGCTGACCCTCGTCCTGCCGGCGATGGAGGCCTGAATGGCGGCACGGGTGGAACGCGTCCTCTTCGTCGACGACGAGGAGACGGTGCGCGAGGCGCTGGAGCAGTGGCTGACCCTCGCCGGCTACGCCGTCTCGACCTTCGAGGCCCCCGACGGCGCGCTCGCCGCGATCGACGAGCGCTTCCCCGGCATCCTCGTCACCGACATGCGCATGCCGCGGATGGACGGCCTCGCGGTGCTGGAGCGGGCGCTCAGCCTGGATCCCGAGCTGCCGGTCCTGCTCGTCACCGGCCACGGCGACGTGCCGATGGCGGTCGAGGCGATGCGGCGCGGCGCCTACGACTTCATCGAGAAGCCTTTCGCGCCCGAGCGCCTCGTCGACGCGATCGGCCGCGCCTGCGAGAAGCGCCACCTCACCCTGCGCCTGCGCCGGCTCCACGCGGGCACGGACGCGCACGCCATCGAGAGCCGGCTGATCGGCACCTCCCGGGCGATGGAGGCCCTGCGGCGCGAGGTGCTCGACCTCGCCGCGACACCGGTCAACGTCGTCGTCAATGGCGAGACCGGCTCCGGCAAGGAGCTGGTGGCGCAGTGCCTGCACGCCTTCTCGAGCCGGCGCGAGGGGCGCTTCGTCCCGGTCAATTGCGGCGCGATCCCCGACACGATGATGGAGAGCGAGCTGTTCGGCTACGAGGCCGGCGCCTTCACGGGCGCGCTCAAGCGCCGGATCGGCAAGCTCGAATACGCCCATCGCGGCACGCTCTTCCTCGACGAGATCGAGGCGATGCCGCTCTCCGGCCAGGTCAAGCTGCTGCGGGTGCTGCAGGAGCACCGGGTGGAGCGGCTCGGCGCCAACGAGTCGGTCGCCGCCGACCTGCGCACGCTCTGCGCCAGCAAGGTCGACCTGCGCGCCGAGGCCGAGGCCGGGCGCTTCCGCCCCGACCTCTACTACCGCCTCGACGTCGCGAGCCTGCGCATCCCGCCCTTGCGCGAGCGGCGCGAGGACATCCCGCTCCTGTTCGAGCACTTCGCCGCCCGGGCCGCCGAGGCGCATGGCCGGGCGATGCGGCCGTTGAGCACCCGGCATGTCCGGGACCTCGTCGAGCAGCCCTGGCCCGGCAACGTGCGCGAATTGCGCAACGCGGCCGAGCGCTACGCCTTCGGCCTCGACCGGCTCGGCGCCGCCCCGGACCCGGGCGAGGCCGGGCAGCCGCCGCTCGCCGCGCGGGTCGAGGCCTACGAGCGGGGCCTGATCGAGCAGGCGCTGCAGCAGGCGCAGGGCAACATCGCGGAAGCGATGCGTCTCCTCGACGTGCCTCGGCGCACCCTCAACGAGAAGATGCAGCGCTACGGCCTGAGCCGCGGCGACTTCGTCGGTTAGAGCCTCGTTCGCGGCGAAGCGAAGACCGGTCCGGCATGGAAAGTGCTGCACGATCACCGGTCGGGCGCTGCTCCAGGAGCATGCCGTTCCGACTGACGCGGGATGGATCGTCGTCCTGGCTTACCCTGCGCGAGGGGCGCTCCAAGGTGCCCCTCCCGGTCCCCCTCTCCCGCCACCCCTTGATCCCGGTCTTCAAAGCCATGTCCGACGCGCTGCCCTCTCCTCTGCCCGCCTGGGGTCCCCCGGTGATCCGCACCATCGCCATGCCGGCCGACACCAACCCGGCGGGCGACATCTTCGGCGGCTGGCTCATGGCCCAGATGGATCTCGCCGCCGGCAACGTGGCGGCGCGCCGGGCCCGGGGGCGCTGCGCCACCATCGCGGTCGAGGGCATGACCTTCCTGCAGCCGGTCGTGGTCGGCGACGAGGTCAGCCTCTACGCGCAGATCGTCTCGGTGGGCCGGTCCTCGATCCGCATCCAGATCGAGGCGTGGCGCCGCGCCCGGGAGAGCGAGGAGACCATCAAGGTGACGCAGGCGCTGTTCACCTTCGTGGCGATCGACGAGAACCGGCGCCCCCGCGCGGTGCCGCCGGAGACGCCCGGATCGGGTGGGGCCTAAGGCTTTCGCGCGCCGGCGGCGCCCGTCGGTCCTGCCGCGAACAGGGGAGGGCGCCGCTCAGGGGAGGATTCGGCGCAAGACTTCCCCACGCACATCGCCATTCCGGGCTCCGCTGCGGGGCCCGGTATGACGCAGAGGCTGTCGGGATCGATCGGGATCAACCGAACACGCTCTCGCGCTAGGCGGTGCAAGCAACTCAGGAATCGTACCGAAGGGGAAGATTACCGCATCGCGGAAAGCATCAACACCATCGAGGGGTGTTGGTGCCCAGGAGAGGACTCGAACCTCCACGGCTTGCACCACTGGTACCTGAAACCAGCGCGTCTACCAATTCCGCCACCTGGGCCCTAGAGCACCGCCTTGGCGGCGCCCCGGTGTCAGTTCGTTTAGTCGGCGGCGGAGCCGGCGTCAACGCCGAACTCCGCCGTTCGTCATCGTCGGCTCAAGCCCCGGCCGGCCACTCGCGGATGTCGACGAAGTGGCCCGCGATGGCGGCGGCCGCGGCCATCGCCGGGGAGACGAGGTGCGTGCGGCCCTTGTGGCCCTGGCGGCCCTCGAAGTTGCGGTTCGAGGTCGAGGCGCAGCGCTCGTGGGGTTTGAGGCGGTCGGCATTCATGCCGAGGCACATCGAGCAGCCCGGCTCGCGCCAGTCGAAGCCGGCCTCGATCAGGATCCGAGCGAGGCCCTCCTGCTCCGCCTGCTCCTTCACCAGCCCCGAGCCCGGCACCACCATGCCCGACACGTTCGGGTGGATCTTGCGCCCCTCGACCATGCGGGCGACGATCCGCAGGTCCTCGATGCGGCCGTTGGTGCAGGAGCCGATGAACACCTTGTCGAGGGCGATGTCGGTGATCTTCGTCCCCGGGGTCAGGCCCATGTAGGACAGGGCCTTCTCCTTCGAGAGGCGCAGGTTCTCGTCCTCGATGGCGGCCGGGTCCGGCACCCGGCCCTGGACCGAGATGACGTCCTCGGGGCTCGTGCCCCAGGTCACGATCGGCGGGAGATTTGCGGCATCGAGCCGGATCTCGCGGTCGAAATGGGCGCCCTCGTCGGAGACGAGGTTGCGCCAGTACGCGACCGCGCGCTCGAACGCCTCGCCCTTCGGCGCCTTCGGCCGGTCCTTGATGTAGGCGAAGGTGGTCTCGTCGGGGGCGACCATGCCGGCGCGGGCCCCGCCCTCGATCGACATGTTGCAGATCGTCATCCGGCCCTCCATCGAGAGGCCCCGGATCGCCTCGCCGGCATATTCCAGCACGTGGCCGGTGCCGCCGGCGGTGCCGATCTCGCCGATGATCGCCAGGATGATGTCCTTGGCCCCGACGCCGGCGGGCAGGCGGCCGTCGACGACGGCGCGCATGTTCTTCGCCTTCTTCTGGATCAGCGTCTGGGTGGCGAGCACGTGCTCGACCTCCGACGTGCCGATGCCGTGGGCGAGCGCCCCGAAGGCGCCGTGGGTCGAGGTGTGGGAATCGCCGCAGACGATCGTCTGGCCCGGCAGGGTGAAGCCCTGCTCCGGCCCGATGATGTGGACGATGCCCTGCCGACGATCGAGCGCGTCGTAGTACTCGATGCCGAACTCGCGGACGTTCTCGGCCAGCGTGTCGATCTGCGTGCGGCTCTCGGGATCCTCGATCCCGAAGCTGCGGTCCGAGGTCTGGACGTTGTGGTCGACGACCGCCAGCGTCTTCTCCGGGTGGCGCACCCGGCGCCCGGCGAGACGAAGCCCCTCGAAGGCCTGGGGAGAGGTGACCTCGTGGACGAGGTGACGGTCGATGTAGAGGAGGCAGGTGCCGTCCGGCTGACGATCGACGACGTGGTCGTCCCAGATCTTGTCGTAGAGGGTGCGAGGGGCAGTCATCGGGATTGTGACCTTGGGGTTTGTTGCCTTGTCACCAAGACCTAACGGTGAGGCCGGGCGCGCGGCGTTCGGGCCCGGGACCCGTCATGTAACCGTCCCGTCCGCCGACGGGTAGACCCCACGGCGCCGCAAGGGGATGCAGGCACCGCAAGGCGTGCCTCGGCCTGTCGGTCGCCCTGGGACGCGCCCCCGAAGCGTCGCCGTCCGGGGGCGCCGGTGCCGTCATTCCTTCACCGCCCCGGTCATCGCCGAGACGTAGTGCTCGACGAAGAACGAGTACAGGATCACCAGCGGCAGCGAGCCGACGAGCGCCCCCGCCATCAGCGAGCCCCAGCGATAGATGTCGCCGTCGACGAACTCGCTCACCACCGCCACCGGCACGGTCTTGTTGTCGGTCGAGGACAGGAAGGTCAGCGCGTAGATGAACTCGTTCCAGCACAGGGTCAGCGAGAAGATGCCGGCCGAGATCAGCCCCGGCACCGCCAGCGGCAGGATGATCTTGACGAGGATCTGCCAGCGGCTCGCCCCGTCGATGAGCGCGCACTCCTCCAGCTCGTAGGGAATCGTCTTGAAGTACCCCATCAGCAGCCAGGTCGAGAACGGGATCAGGATGGTGGGATAGACCAGCACCAGGGCGAAGGGCGAATCGTAGAGCCCGTAGGCCTGGATGATGGTGGCGAGCGGGATGAACAGGATCGAGGGCGGCACCAGGTAGGCGAGGAAGATCGCCGCGCCGACCGCGACCGCGCCCTTGTAGCGGATCCGCACGATCGCGTAGGCCGCGAGCACGCTGGCGAACAGCGACAGCACCGTGGCCGCCACCGAGATCATCATCGTGTTCCACAGCCACAGGGGATAATGGGTCTGGAACAGGAGCTTCGAGATGTGCTTGAGCGTCGGCGAGACCACCCAGAACGGGTTGTAGGTCTCCATGTCGATGAGCTGCTCGTCCGGTTTGATGGCGGTCAGGACCATCCAGTAGAACGGGAAGAGCAGCACCACCAGGATGACGAAGAGCGGCAGGTAGACCGTGACGACGCGCTTCGG
The sequence above is drawn from the Methylobacterium terrae genome and encodes:
- a CDS encoding acyl-CoA thioesterase; translation: MSDALPSPLPAWGPPVIRTIAMPADTNPAGDIFGGWLMAQMDLAAGNVAARRARGRCATIAVEGMTFLQPVVVGDEVSLYAQIVSVGRSSIRIQIEAWRRARESEETIKVTQALFTFVAIDENRRPRAVPPETPGSGGA
- the leuC gene encoding 3-isopropylmalate dehydratase large subunit; translation: MTAPRTLYDKIWDDHVVDRQPDGTCLLYIDRHLVHEVTSPQAFEGLRLAGRRVRHPEKTLAVVDHNVQTSDRSFGIEDPESRTQIDTLAENVREFGIEYYDALDRRQGIVHIIGPEQGFTLPGQTIVCGDSHTSTHGAFGALAHGIGTSEVEHVLATQTLIQKKAKNMRAVVDGRLPAGVGAKDIILAIIGEIGTAGGTGHVLEYAGEAIRGLSMEGRMTICNMSIEGGARAGMVAPDETTFAYIKDRPKAPKGEAFERAVAYWRNLVSDEGAHFDREIRLDAANLPPIVTWGTSPEDVISVQGRVPDPAAIEDENLRLSKEKALSYMGLTPGTKITDIALDKVFIGSCTNGRIEDLRIVARMVEGRKIHPNVSGMVVPGSGLVKEQAEQEGLARILIEAGFDWREPGCSMCLGMNADRLKPHERCASTSNRNFEGRQGHKGRTHLVSPAMAAAAAIAGHFVDIREWPAGA
- a CDS encoding sensor histidine kinase; the protein is MTPAVEAPGMSQAHPADLPAAAPRRALLGGAGARRWAWAAAILALTLAVFLLALNAGHDQVRRAARQRLVIAEAVLRAAFDRYRSLPTVLALDTQVQGLLADPAASGAVAAVNAKFEAIAGASGAAAIYLMDANGLTLGASNWNQPLSFVGSTYAYRPYFLDALASGASRYFGVGTTTQQPGLFIGKAVVARGGEGAGPVAGVVVVKVDLEGLEGEWRRAGEQILVSDAAGIVFLASEPGWKYRPFRPLAAADTDRIRAARQYGDSDLRPLLEDGPPDPGGTIRLPSAGRAGRGIVEPVAMPDLGWTLWYVAPTGAAFRQALLVAAATGVACLALAFALAAASQKRRRLRAEQAMRLALERRVAERTHDLSDANARLRAEIGERERATAALRATQDELIHAGRLAALGQISTAINHEINQPLAALRTFLASTAVFLERGDEATVRRNLQRMTEVTQRIAEIIRHLKDFARKTGPGHCEPVRLAAAAEAALDLLRVRLRADGVAVECRIPPDATVRAEPVRLEQVLLNLMVNALDAMRDAPERRLSLSAAHEPASPGDSASSWRLAVADSGSGIAAEHMGRIFDPFFTTKSAGEGLGLGLSLSSLIVRDLGGSLAAENGERGAVLTLVLPAMEA
- a CDS encoding sigma-54-dependent transcriptional regulator — its product is MAARVERVLFVDDEETVREALEQWLTLAGYAVSTFEAPDGALAAIDERFPGILVTDMRMPRMDGLAVLERALSLDPELPVLLVTGHGDVPMAVEAMRRGAYDFIEKPFAPERLVDAIGRACEKRHLTLRLRRLHAGTDAHAIESRLIGTSRAMEALRREVLDLAATPVNVVVNGETGSGKELVAQCLHAFSSRREGRFVPVNCGAIPDTMMESELFGYEAGAFTGALKRRIGKLEYAHRGTLFLDEIEAMPLSGQVKLLRVLQEHRVERLGANESVAADLRTLCASKVDLRAEAEAGRFRPDLYYRLDVASLRIPPLRERREDIPLLFEHFAARAAEAHGRAMRPLSTRHVRDLVEQPWPGNVRELRNAAERYAFGLDRLGAAPDPGEAGQPPLAARVEAYERGLIEQALQQAQGNIAEAMRLLDVPRRTLNEKMQRYGLSRGDFVG
- a CDS encoding carbohydrate ABC transporter permease codes for the protein MAATTTPDKPDDNEGMAYLDTLPKRVVTVYLPLFVILVVLLFPFYWMVLTAIKPDEQLIDMETYNPFWVVSPTLKHISKLLFQTHYPLWLWNTMMISVAATVLSLFASVLAAYAIVRIRYKGAVAVGAAIFLAYLVPPSILFIPLATIIQAYGLYDSPFALVLVYPTILIPFSTWLLMGYFKTIPYELEECALIDGASRWQILVKIILPLAVPGLISAGIFSLTLCWNEFIYALTFLSSTDNKTVPVAVVSEFVDGDIYRWGSLMAGALVGSLPLVILYSFFVEHYVSAMTGAVKE